From a single Phragmites australis chromosome 7, lpPhrAust1.1, whole genome shotgun sequence genomic region:
- the LOC133925426 gene encoding homeobox-leucine zipper protein ROC6-like gives MEGVRNHFTVKACGEENRLIRYQNAALLAENAKLEQEMLARSCFTCVRLVAHAEQSSEKRSLLIENAMLKTVLSELSRGAVLPLSVPSIRDGGGWRGVALALRGMVLSAATTVWLPSTLPQHVFDYLRDWRHHGEWDTHMHGATVKELAYISTGGYLKGNAVSVLRPNVTDGTNSNILILQDASTDVSCSLVVYSPIEENAMLAVMNGGDHTSSFLLPSGFAVLPDGHGLAHHSPSTSSAFATAGSLVTVACQTLLPGITTDNLATEAFDDAGKQLCHAIGKIRAAVEADIIVPA, from the exons ATGGAAGGTGTTAGAAATCACTTCACG GTGAAGGCATGTGGGGAGGAGAACAGGCTGATTCGTTACCAGAATGCTGCCCTGCTCGCTGAGAACGCCAAACTTGAGCAGGAAATGCTGGCGCGGTCATGCTTCACGTGTGTAAGACTGGTGGCGCATGCCGAGCAATCGTCGGAGAAGCGGAGCTTGCTCATTGAGAATGCAATGCTTAAGACTGTCCTCAGTGAGCTCTCCCGCGGGGCGGTGCTTCCTCTCTCGGTGCCATCCATCCGCGACGGCGGCGGATGGCGTGGCGTGGCACTGGCTCTGAGAG GCATGGTGTTGAGTGCCGCTACAACGGTGTGGCTGCCCAGCACACTGCCACAGCATGTGTTCGACTACCTTCGCGATTGGCGGCACCATGGCGAGTGGGATACACACATGCATGGTGCCACAGTGAAAGAGTTAGCCTATATCTCCACTGGTGGCTACCTCAAAGGCAATGCCGTCTCTGTCCTCCGCCCCAAT GTTACTGATGGAACAAACAGCAACATATTGATCCTGCAAGATGCAAGCACCGATGTGTCATGCTCGCTGGTGGTGTACAGTCCCATCGAAGAGAATGCAATGCTTGCTGTCATGAACGGTGGCGACCACACCTCTAGCTTCCTCCTTCCATCCGGGTTCGCCGTACTCCCCGACGGACACGGCCTGGCTCACCACAGTCCGAGCACCTCCAGCGCTTTTGCCACTGCAGGGTCTCTTGTCACCGTGGCGTGCCAGACACTGTTGCCAGGCATCACAACCGATAACCTTGCCACTGAGGCCTTTGACGATGCCGGAAAGCAGCTCTGCCATGCGATAGGGAAGATCAGGGCCGCCGTGGAGGCTGACATCATCGTTCCAGCATGA